Genomic segment of Saccharomycodes ludwigii strain NBRC 1722 chromosome VI, whole genome shotgun sequence:
CGAATAATTCCTGCTAATACTactttttcaaatcttCTTTGGCAAGTTTTCACCCCACGGGCTAGTACTGGTAGGGTAACCTCAACAATTTTTCCgaaataatactattccatgttttttttttttagaaaacaaTACATCTTACTGCATCGTTCTTCTACTTGTATTAGTTTgacttattttttgtttctgttATGTTTTTGGCAACTAAATTTATCACAAAatgctttttatttttccgTAATGGTTTGTTCACCAACAATatactttcttttttttttaggtaGCAACTGATTAGAAACTTAAGCACAATCACTGgccagaaaaaaaatttttttttttttcgtataAATTATACCTCAGTACGTAAAATACCATACTATTTCATGTTCTCAGATTATGATACAAAACTCAAGCTATCGGTATCATCGCACTAACtgcatttttttggatatttttatttttatttttttttttttttttttcctcttcttaaaaaaaaaaaaatatttgcataatttattctttaatagacaaaacaaaatgcatatttgaatatattatgcatttttacttttatagaaaataaaaaaaaaaagaatatttgaATTATCTGCCAAATgccataaaaaaaagaatccagaataatattgttattatttgttcGTTTGTTCGTTCATTAtgatagtattattattatttaatatgtTAGACCACACGCTCATCGTTTAAAGTATGGACCCGTTACAGATTATATGCAAACTTGATAACAAACCAAATACCGTAACAACATAAATGATCCTTattatagaaaaagaaaaatactAAGTTTATTCACCACTTCGTCTAAGAAGTACAcagaaatatataaaagttgAAACTAACATCGTAAGGCTAACTAAAGAAATTAGCTTTTAAACTTCGGGTAATACCCAAGAAAATGAACTGTTCTAGCacaattttctaaaaataaaaatcaatttctctcagaataattttttttttttattttaggGGAGTTCATTTGTAAAATAATCATTTATATCCACCGTAGCTAATATCTTATTCGTAAAAAtcataatttatttttttgcacGTTAAAGTTAGTTACTTGTGAgattttaagaaaaaacctataattttatcataATCTGTACACGTccaaaagggaaaaaagaaaatggcAAGTAGATTTAGTAACAATAGTACAAAAAGTGTTGTCTTAGTAACCGGTGCTACTGGTTGGATAGCCCAACATGTAATACACGATTTATTGGAAACACAGTGCTATAGAGTAATTGGAACAGCAAGAACTCGGGGGAAATGTAATAACTTATTACAGAGCTTTGGCAATACACCGTTATTAACTATGGAAGTGGTTTCTGATTTGTCTTTACCTAGTGCTTTTGATCCggttttcaaaaaaaatggcaaTGATATTGAATATGTTTTGCATATGGCATCGCCTGTTTATATGAAGTCAACAGACTACCAAAAAGTGTATTTAGAACCAGCTTTGAATGGAACTAGAAGTCTATTAGAAGCTATTGAGAAATATGGTTCAAAAAAAGTCAGACACGTGGTTTATACATCATCTGTAGCAGCTATGTTTAAAACATCTCAAATTTTAGctcaaacaaaaaataatacttcTGCTTTTGGTAAGGATAATTTCCTTTTGTCTAATTACGATGAAAATTCCTGGAACCCAGATAGTTGGACAGATTGCCAGACAGGAGATCGTGAGGCCTATGCTGGATCTAAGAAGTTTGCAGAAAAATTTGCTTGGGATTATGTGCATAATCATAAGGTTAATTATACCTTCAACACAATTAACCCTGTTTGGGTTTTAGGTCCACAGGTATTTGCAGCTGATGTTGGAAATTCTTTGCTGGGTTCTAATAAATTGATTGCaaatattgtaaaaaataGTGGGAACAACAATTTCACTATTGATTATGCATTTAAAGGTTTAGAGGTGGATGTACGTGATGTCTCCAGGGCACATTTAGCATCAATCAAAAATGGTGGCAAGTTTAACGGACATAGATTATTAATGTATAACGGAGAATTTACATTAAAAACTATTATAAGTATTATAAACAGTGAATTTCCGAAAGAGGTTTTGAATATCCCATCTGTTAAAGTAAAAGAGATGGACGATGATTATGTAAAACCCAATTATAAACCAAGATTTATAGATAATAGTAAAACAATGGAATTATTGGGGTTTGACTTGATAAGCTTTGAGAAAACCGTTAAAGATTCAGTGGTTCAAATGGTGGAGAATCATTTGAATACTGTTGAATAACACCTTCTTTTGTGTATTGGAATAGTAAAGTTATAAGATTTAATAGTGAatgagttttttttttttttaaataaattttctacGTAATTTCATAATAAAACCTTGATAAATGAATAGTATCCGTTTATATTTAGAGAacttgtttttgtttacttttGAATCCTAGAAAATTGTCAAACTTTAAAAGTTGCTCAATTcttaaagttttaaatattactagtttaaaaaaaacaaaaaaaaaaaaaaaaaaggctcATCacactaataaaaaaaaaaaaattaaaacttgaATCTCTAAATTGAATTTCTTGttataaaacatttattaaaaaaaaaaaaaaaaagaaagaaaaaaattttttttcacacGCCTCGAAAAACACAATTTGTACTATAATCCTAAGTAAAAACCAACAAACTGTAGTGATAAGGGAAAAAAGGCAagtgacaaaaaaaaaaaaaaaaaacttaaataCATGTGTTTATATAAggttaataaataaatatataatgtaaaaaagacaacaaagtttttttttttttagaaatcTTCATCAAAATTGAATGCACCAGTATCTGGTTCGgatttattacttttagCCATGACACCAGCTTTTTGATAATCGGAAACTCTCTTTTCAAAGAAATTGGTCTTACCAGCCAAAGATATATTTTCCATAAAGTCGAATGGATTGGTAACTTTAAAGTATTTCTCATTACCTAAGGCAACCAATAGTCTATCAGCAACAAATTCAACATATTGATTCATCAAATCGGCATTCATACCTAGCAAAGCAACAGGTATAGCTTCGATAAAATACctcttt
This window contains:
- a CDS encoding uncharacterized protein (similar to Saccharomyces cerevisiae YGL039W | aldehyde reductase), whose product is MASRFSNNSTKSVVLVTGATGWIAQHVIHDLLETQCYRVIGTARTRGKCNNLLQSFGNTPLLTMEVVSDLSLPSAFDPVFKKNGNDIEYVLHMASPVYMKSTDYQKVYLEPALNGTRSLLEAIEKYGSKKVRHVVYTSSVAAMFKTSQILAQTKNNTSAFGKDNFLLSNYDENSWNPDSWTDCQTGDREAYAGSKKFAEKFAWDYVHNHKVNYTFNTINPVWVLGPQVFAADVGNSLLGSNKLIANIVKNSGNNNFTIDYAFKGLEVDVRDVSRAHLASIKNGGKFNGHRLLMYNGEFTLKTIISIINSEFPKEVLNIPSVKVKEMDDDYVKPNYKPRFIDNSKTMELLGFDLISFEKTVKDSVVQMVENHLNTVE